A genomic region of Lates calcarifer isolate ASB-BC8 linkage group LG9, TLL_Latcal_v3, whole genome shotgun sequence contains the following coding sequences:
- the stom gene encoding erythrocyte band 7 integral membrane protein — protein sequence MLSDNEELAMKESRRRERQEALENPETDIGLCGWLLVLLSILLMLATLPISIWMCIKIVKEYERAIIFRLGRILRGGAKGPGLFFILPCTDSFINVDMRTITFDIPPQEVLTKDSVTVSVDGVVYYRVQNATLAVANITNADAATRLLAQTTLRNVLGTKNLAEILSDREEIAHSMQSTLDDATDDWGIKVERVEIKDVKLPLQLQRAMAAEAEASREARAKVIAAEGEMNASRALKEASLVIAESPSALQLRYLQTLNTIAAEKNSTIIFPLPLEMMQGFIKH from the exons ATGCTTTCCGACAACGAAGAGCTTGCAATGAAAGAATCCAGAAGACGAGAGCGTCAGGAAG CACTGGAGAATCCAGAAACTGACATTGGCTTGTGTGGCTGGCTGCTGGTCctgctctccatcctcctcatgTTGGCTACCCTCCCCATCTCCATATGGATGTGCAttaag ATTGTGAAGGAGTATGAGCGAGCCATTATCTTTCGCCTGGGGCGCATTTTGCGAGGAGGAGCCAAAGGACCAG GGTTGTTCTTCATCTTGCCATGCACTGACAGCTTTATTAATGTGGACATGCGCACAATCACCTTCGATATCCCACCGCAAGAG GTTTTGACCAAAGACTCTGTGACAGTGAGTGTGGATGGTGTGGTGTACTACCGGGTCCAGAACGCTACTCTAGCTGTGGCTAACATCACTAATGCTGATGCTGCCACCCGACTGTTGGCCCAGACCACCCTGAGGAACGTCCTGGGAACCAAGAACCTGGCGGAGATCCTGTCTGACCGCGAGGAAATCGCACACAGTATGCAG TCCACTCTAGACGATGCGACAGATGACTGGGGCATCAAGGTGGAGCGGGTGGAGATCAAAGATGTTAAACTGCCCCTTCAGCTCCAGAGAGCCATggcagctgaggctgaggccAGCCGTGAGGCCAGAGCTAAG GTGAtagcagcagagggagagatgaatgCATCACGGGCGCTGAAGGAGGCCTCCCTGGTGATTGCCGAATCTCCTTCAGCTCTGCAGCTGCGCTACCTCCAGACCCTCAACACCATCGCCGCCGAGAAGAACTCCACCATCATCTTCCCACTGCCGCTGGAGATGATGCAGGGCTTCATCAAACACTGA